In Vagococcus luciliae, one genomic interval encodes:
- the nrdH gene encoding glutaredoxin-like protein NrdH — protein MSTITLYTKNNCPQCLMTKKFLAQKNVEFNEINIDKEPQYIDSLKKEGFQSVPVLKTIDEDITIVGFRPDQLRTLAV, from the coding sequence ATGAGTACAATCACACTATATACAAAAAATAATTGTCCACAATGTCTAATGACTAAGAAATTTTTAGCACAAAAAAATGTTGAATTCAACGAAATTAATATAGATAAAGAACCACAATATATTGATTCATTAAAAAAAGAAGGCTTCCAAAGTGTTCCTGTTTTAAAAACAATAGATGAAGATATTACAATCGTTGGTTTTAGACCAGATCAATTAAGAACGTTGGCGGTTTAA
- the nrdI gene encoding class Ib ribonucleoside-diphosphate reductase assembly flavoprotein NrdI, which produces MRLVFFSLTGQTRRFINKIGLPSYEIDTTNPFHEINEDYLLIVPTYDKEVTEVVNDFIEYKTNQEHLLGVAGGGNLNFGDLFVFTAKDIAKDYGIPLVFSFEFSGTNDDVKNFKKVVNEFESKRSD; this is translated from the coding sequence ATGAGATTAGTCTTTTTTTCTTTAACCGGACAGACAAGACGCTTTATTAATAAAATCGGCCTTCCATCTTATGAAATCGATACTACTAATCCTTTTCATGAAATCAACGAGGATTATCTACTAATCGTTCCTACTTATGACAAAGAAGTCACAGAAGTAGTGAACGATTTTATTGAGTACAAAACCAACCAAGAGCACTTACTAGGTGTTGCAGGTGGTGGCAATCTTAACTTTGGAGACTTATTTGTCTTTACTGCAAAAGACATTGCAAAAGATTATGGCATCCCTCTTGTGTTTTCTTTTGAATTTAGTGGCACAAATGACGATGTAAAAAATTTTAAGAAAGTAGTGAATGAATTTGAGTCTAAAAGATCTGACTGA